From the genome of Xiphophorus couchianus chromosome 15, X_couchianus-1.0, whole genome shotgun sequence:
caatttaaaaaatgaactaaaaagtGCTGTTTGCATTTGTAATTTTACAGAATGATCTTCTAACAGGTTTTAACATCAGGAGGCTGAAATATTGCAGAATATCTCAGTCTTACTGGATGACCTGTAAATCACTTTGGTCAAAAAAAATTCCTTagatgtccaaagtgtggcccaggggccatttgtggcccttgaatTGATTTTGTTCGGCCCCTGACTACAAGTCAAGGATGGTAAAAATTTGgcgaacaaaacagaaaacaattgatGACCCCATAAAAgtggaaattgtgtttttcttttaataaggcgACAGTTTGaatctgattttatgttttggatctttaatgatccacagattttataaaatgttgcaaaagggaaaaaaaacaaacaaatttttgaatttttaatttaaagaattttgTGGCCTACAAGTAGTTTAAATCAGCCAGTTttcatccccacagcatgatgctgccaccaccacattttgtgtttaacttGTGTAAAGTCTTGATATGTATACAAAACTGTCagatatgtaaaataaaactgaataacaaGAATATTTATAATGTAAGAACAAAACCAATTTATGAGTCTATTGGAATGGGTGATGAAACAAAAAGgttcacacataaaaatatatttttttccccaataaagCTGATTATCTATACTAATATTTATTCTGAAGCTTTTTATCTACAGCAGTTCTTCTATTAAAATGATCATATTCAATGAGAAGGTTTTATCTTGTACagatgaaaccagatatttacaaacagtgaataaaaataatttttttttcttactgtctgatgttaaatcagaccaaacatttcttgttttcgCTTAATTAGAATTAcaaaagttatttctatttgcaactccagagtggaagtatgtccagcccctctcaagaagactggttccagaaccagagccatgcgactatttctagccggaacctctcagAAATAGTTCTGAGAGAAATAGTTCCCACCCTAATAGAAATAGTTCCCACCCTAATAGAAATAGTTTCTGCCCtgatctatggtcatgagctttgggtcatgaccgaaagaatgagatcgcggatacaagcggctgaaatgggttttctctgtagggtgtctgggctcagAAGTCAGAGGTTTACAtgcataattgttttttaactgtatgaattaaaagaaagttACTAGGAAAATCTCTAACCGTAACCCTATCCCtaatttttctggaaaaaatcaaaaagaaataattttggtggttataactgacctaaaacaagaaaagtttggtctgtTTTAACATTAtatagtgagaaaaaaaatatgtatgtgaGATTTATtcactgtatgtaaacttctggttttaactgtttttgcatttaaactGAAATCTGGAAGttcatcaaaacatttattggaTTTGACCAAGTTTAAAATGCAGACAGCAGTTCTGTTGATATCCAGACTAATTCTGTAATGTTTGACAGATTATATTGAAGGATGTTGACGCAGATTGTGACATCACAGATGTCTGAGGTGgatcctgcatgtttatgtgcAGCTCAGGTTTGTTTACCAGGGTTAGGAACCGCTCTGGCTGGATTCGGGTCAGAGAAACCTGAACTCTGCTTCCTCAATGTGAATCATTGACATGAACCTGAAAAAATGTGTCATTCTGGCCAACAATATATTGATCGGATTAAATCTGTATAGGTagatgctaaaaataaaacaggagttTGCAGCAGTAAGATGAAACACAGCAATGACTCCGACTTTAATGTTAGAATGGAAAAAGATTTATTGGTCAAATTCAatcacaccagctgaaaatcaAAACctacaaatattaaatgtagaaactcattttaatgttcCTTCAGGAGTTACTTGAAGCTCAATGCAGAACTGAAAAAAGCAGCACTCTCTCTGGCCTCTATGTTCACTGGACAGATAAGCTAAAGACACAATAACAGAGCGTGGGGCGTTTATATTACTGACAGCATTCTGCAGGAGGATCAGCTTTAATtatgaagaaatgttttcataaaggAGCAAAATTAAGTGGCTTTACCCAGTGATATatcacaaataataataattattattgctttgtgtttgcagcttcgttttataattttaatattgtcTCTATCTGTTTCTGCAGGATGAATTTGACAGAATAACAAAGCAGACTGGAAAAATTAGGAATTTAATGTCTGgatagataaaagaaaaatattaaaatatttatatttacagacTTTAAGCCATGTTCTATTGTATAAATACTGTAAACATCCATCAGTCCAGATTCATCCATCCTCCATGCCTCCCTGCAGTAATATCTACTCTAATCCactctgtaattattttttatttaaaatggccGTCCGTTTTTCTGATCTCTGCTGGTTCAATCTTGGATTTTTACATCTTTTCCTCATGAACCAAATCCTGGTTTGATCTGAGTCAATGGAAGCAGGAAACACACGAGGCATCGCTCTGCAGCACTTCACAATCGATTTAATCTGTTGAAATAACGCAGAAAGCAAATCAAAAAGTAAACACCTGTTCTCCTCATAAACTCAGTACCGGCATGTTTTGGTCACACAGGGCTGCCGTAGTGCTGTTGGCTCCGTCTTTTAACTATCTTGAATTCTTATGAACACTATCATCTGTTATCCCTACTTATTGCTTTAAATTAATaagttttatctgtttatttcaggacaatatcaataaataaggtcaaaagaaactgaaactaaattCTTGTGTAACATGATCCAGTAAGAGGCTTTTCAGCTCTTAGCTGAGTAAAACCCGCGACCCGAGGATCCAGATCCACTCAGGAATGCACTTCATAAGTCCGTACTGtaaaaaaccagaaaacaaaagacCCGCTTTACGCTTTAGATTTAGTTATTATTGAGTCATGATTCAAATATAAACCAGAATAACAAAGAAGTAAAAGGCAAACCTGGAGTGTATGAGGCCAGTAACCCGTGGTTCTGTTGGAGACGCCCAGCGTGGAAACGGCATGACGAGCGTAAACCTCCGGGCTCGGAACAAACCATCCCTCTGCTGAGGATGATGAAGAtatctgaaacacaaacagcaaaataaaactttagacATTaataaatgggttttatttctggttaaaaagcttttttaaattgaaataatacACAGAAGTGGATCAATCATAGAAGAAGTGGATCGCTATAActgacacagagaaaaaaaaacatattatacTCCTTAAgtaacattttgtcacgttacaaccaaaacaaaaaaaacctgcaaagtATGGCATTTACATACAGACGAGATCTttctcaggaattttctagaaataaactcggaaatttctgagtttcaaaaatgtaaattttttgacttttgaacatttttctgagttttgagTTTGTCCAaatttttctagaacatttctgagattaatctcaaaatttatgAGTTTTGTCTTGAAAATTTTAGACTTTAGAAGCAAGACAATGAAATATTCTATATATTCATTCTGTTTCTAAAAGCAAACAACAATTTCcaaattgcaaatgttttaaaatgtgcagtGCGATAAATTACAAAGGATTTAACCTTAAACTCTCTCTGTGATCTGTAGAAAGGTGAAATATGGTTTAgttataataattaataataataatacgtTTAATTTGTATATCACTTTGCTAAACACTCAGAGACTTTACAGGAATCAGGTAAAGTCATCAGTACatcaaacaaaatcataaaaggTAGTTAAATACAGGAcatgttaataataaattaatcagtAGTCAGTGGATTACCTGGAAAGGAATCAGACTTTGAATGAAGATCCCTTTGTCGCTGTACTCAAAGTGAAGAGCTCTTGAGAAATTATCCAGGTATCCCTGGAATGGAGGCAAAAGTGACATTAGTTCAAATATGAGAAATGAAGATAAAGTTAATGGTTGGATTGGTTTGTTGTTGTCAAATGAATGCATCTCACAGGTGTTTATCTTACAGTGAAGGCAGAGAGAGTCACTCTTCCATGTCGGGGTCTGCAGCAGGCGCCTGAGGATATGTTGACCACTGCCCCCCTGCTGCGCTCCACCATCCCCGGCAGCACCAGTCGCGCCATCAGAGTGGCGGCGCCAACGTTCCTGTTCACCCGATCCAACACGCCCTGCTCGGGAATTTCAATCAGGCTCCTGGGCGAAGCCGACGTTTCGTCCATACAGTTCACCAGGAAGCCGATGTCTTTACCCCTCAAGGCCTCTGTGACAGGTTTGGCCGCCGCTTGGCCCAGAGAGAAGTCGGCGGTGACGACGGCGGTCTCCACCCCGTAGGTTTGGGAGAAGAAGGAAGCGGCGTTTCTTACAGAGGAGCCGTCCTGCGTGATGAAGATGATGCTGATGCCGCTTCGAGCCAGCTCCTCTGCATAAGCACCGGCTACAGGCTCAGCTGCACCTgtcagcagagaaaaaataaaaaccttgtttTACTGTCATTACCTTCCTAAATAAAACCAGCGGATTTACtttagagataaaataaaaacaaagtcaaacaataatattacttaTTAATGGAAAACGTTTATATTCCTGCTctggatttggaaaaaaacagatttcacagCAAGAGATAATATTTTTAGTTCTTTGATAAGTTCTGctacaggaaatgttttttgatgaattatgaattaacaacatttaatttcccttagcacatttagcaatgAGTAcatgagggtgattgacagcactaagaccctcctcctggctctgattggttgtttttggtcagattggtgcatttcttcagacagggAGGAaggatcttttcacagattatcagtctcataaagttttagcaaatatgtaaaagaaaaataaataaaaaagttaaaaatacatattcttTACAAacgttac
Proteins encoded in this window:
- the hsdl1 gene encoding inactive hydroxysteroid dehydrogenase-like protein 1 is translated as MAAAVDSFHLLYREVSRSCSSHFEALALIGALYAASRAVVLLRDCCTVARVHFLPRMMPSGRLTQRYGDWAVIYGAAEPVAGAYAEELARSGISIIFITQDGSSVRNAASFFSQTYGVETAVVTADFSLGQAAAKPVTEALRGKDIGFLVNCMDETSASPRSLIEIPEQGVLDRVNRNVGAATLMARLVLPGMVERSRGAVVNISSGACCRPRHGRVTLSAFTGYLDNFSRALHFEYSDKGIFIQSLIPFQISSSSSAEGWFVPSPEVYARHAVSTLGVSNRTTGYWPHTLQYGLMKCIPEWIWILGSRVLLS